GAGTGTTTGATTGTAGGTAATTTGTTGAGTTGCGCTTTGTTTAGTCAGGGCAAGAGCATTTAAATTACCCCTTAGAAGTAACTCGGTTCTAAAATCATCATCTAACGCCGCCATTTTTAGCTTTCGCTTCATACTGGCTTTTTTCGTCGTATCTGTTTTGACAATATTCAACGCCAATTTTCTAAATGCATTCATGACTTCAACTGCATTGCCCCGCCTAATACGCGAATCGTCTTCATGGAATGTCATATCTAACGTCCAGTGTAAGCAGTTTTCAACGCCTCAGTGATTGCGAATTATGCCATTTAATCGCTCTGCATTTAGCCCCAATGAGCTGATATAAGCTTGAACCTCTCCATTGAGTGTACTTTGATTGTCTTTTAGTGCAATGACGTAATCAACACCTCTGGATTGAATTTTCTTTGCAATTGCGTGCTGACATCCCATGGCGTTCAACGTAACGGTTACACCTTTTACATCAAGTAAATCCAGCAACTTGGGGGTGGCTGTTATCTCATTGGATTTATCACCTACTTTTTGTTGTCCTAGTACCAGTCCATTGCCACAATTCCATGCACTGACCATATGCAACGGGTTCTTTCTGCCTTTGGTTGTGAAGCTTCTATGAGCGGTTTTTCCATCAATGGCGATAACTTCGCCATTCACTTGCTCGGCGATTTCATTTACCCAATTGATAAAGCTGGTTTGTTTCCCGCTCTGATCATGAAACTATCATTTAGTTCAATTTATAATGATCTTGCCCTGTTTGTTTAGTAGGCGGCGATAAATTCGTTGTAATTTTTAGTTGTAGTATTTAATTATCAGAATTGTATAATTAGTAGCTGCGAGGCTTAGAAAAGCGGTAAACGTCCTCTAAGTTTGCAATCATGTTCACTGACCCTATTAATTTTCGATCGTTACAATAGTTGGCTTTATGTGATACGATTACAAATACATTAATGCAAAATTATAACATATGAATCACATCACTCCTATATTAATGTTAGTCACCTAACTTCTCGTAGAACATCCAACAAACTTTTGATAGAAAAGGATACAATAGAGCCTATGAAAGCTCAATAAATCAAATTCGATTACGAAGACATTATAAGTAATGTAAATCATTGATCTAAACCTAGATACAATTATTAATTAAAGGAATAACTATGAAAAAAATCTTACTTGCAGCTTGTGCTTGGGTCATTTACTTGCCTATAGCTCTTGCTGACGGTTATGAAGGCCTTTGGTATGAATTGCCACAATATTTTGATGTTGAACGCAAAATTTCAAAATATTCGGGCGCAATGGGTACAGCTACTAATAAACATAAACCTCTAGCCATATACTCTGACCAATCTAATAAGACTTTTTTTACTTATGGGGGGTTAGATCCGAACAGTAATAATAATATGGCAATCTACGTAGGATGTTATGATCATATACTGAAACAACTATGCAGTAAGCCGACACTTATAACAATTAAAGATAAAGTTGTTGATCAGCACGATAATGCTTCACTTCTTATTGACAAGGATAATTTTATTTGGGTCTACGTCAGTGGAAGAAATACCAAGAGGCCTGGACAACTATATAGAAGTAACAAACAAGGTGATATCAGTCGTTTTGAAGAAATGAAGCTCACAATTGATGGTGAAATTGAAGAGATATCAGACTTTTCTTACCCTCAGCCTTGGCTGACTATCAGTAATAATAAAGTTTTACTCCATACACAATACACAGACGGAAGAGAGCTCTATATTAGACACGAAGATAAAGCTTCGGTAAAAATGGTAAAAGGGGGGCATTACGCTATCTCATATGCTAAAGGCGATCATATCGTTATGGCCTATAATTCTCACGATGAACGTGGAAGAAATGAACATAGTCCAGATGCCAGAACCAACCTATATTTCATGCAATCTTTTGATGGTGGAAGTACTTGGGTAAACAAAGATAATGATCCGCTAGAAATCTTAACCGGAGCAAGGCAACCGCTTGAAAAATTTGACTCAAGAACAGAAATCATTGGAAACTATCGCGAAAGCGGTTATTACGTGTATTTAAAAGATATAAAAATTAATAATAATGATGAAGTATTAATTTTATATTCGTTAGCTAAAACAGCCGATCCTACAAATTTTAGTGACAGCCGATCATTACACTTAAAAACTATCAGCCGGACAGGCTCTGTTGAATCTCAGACTTTGAGTGGTAGTTTATTTGACGTTAATCACAATTACTCTTCTGGCTTTATTGATTTGTTCAATGGAAATATTTACATGCCAACACAAGACAACGAGTCGACTAAGATGTTGGCTGGCGGTCATATCTCTATATTAAATCAAAGTGGCGCCTATATCTCTGAATTAACCAGTGATGGTAGACATCATAATTATATCCGAGATGTTTATAATAAAACCTACCAGAGTGCTCTAGACTTTTCATTTTTTTGGTCAAGTTCCGATCCTGTAAAAAGCACTCAGCGCTTACCCATACATTATTATGGAACAAGTGGGAGTATTCAAACAATGCCAATGTCTTCACTTTCAATGCCAATGAATTTAATAGCGGATCTACATAATGGTGATAATATTAAGCTGACATGGCAAGCCGTTAAAAACGCAGCCTATTACCATATCATAAGTAGTACTGATGGAGGTTCTTGGATATTAGACAGCAAGCAGCACTCACAAAATGAACATGTTTTTAAAGATCTAGATTTGGCTAGATACCAATATAGGGTTAAAGCCTGCAATAGCTTTGACCACTGTAGCTCTTATTCCTCACCATCGAATGCAGTTACTATAACCTCATTGACTCCATCTGTGCCTAACGCTCCTACCGCTGTGCTCTCAAATAGTAATACCATCACTATTAATTGGGATCCGATAGAACACTCTTCGTATTACGTTCGAGAAGTAAGTATTAATAGTGGTAGCTGGATCAACCCAACCACATTTTTGGGAACGAGCGCTGTTTATGCTAACCAGCAAGTTCGATCATACCGTTATAGAGTAAAAGCATGTAACAACAATAATCAGTGTAGTGCGTTTTCAGCACCATCAAGTACCGTGATAGTATTACCTCCTACTCCATCTGTGCCTAACGCACCTACCGCCGTGATCTCAAATGGTAACACCATCACTATTAATTGGGATCCGGTAGAGCACTCTTCGTATTATGTTAGAGAAGTAAGTATTAATAGTGGTAGCTGGATCAACCCAACCACATTTTCGGGAACGAGCGCTGTTTATGCTAA
This is a stretch of genomic DNA from Flocculibacter collagenilyticus. It encodes these proteins:
- a CDS encoding ISAs1 family transposase, with product MNWVNEIAEQVNGEVIAIDGKTAHRSFTTKGRKNPLHMVSAWNCGNGLVLGQQKVGDKSNEITATPKLLDLLDVKGVTVTLNAMGCQHAIAKKIQSRGVDYVIALKDNQSTLNGEVQAYISSLGLNAERLNGIIRNH